The Punica granatum isolate Tunisia-2019 chromosome 4, ASM765513v2, whole genome shotgun sequence genome has a window encoding:
- the LOC116203072 gene encoding probable membrane-associated kinase regulator 6 translates to MDASQPLTIESFSYSWLVNLKPSQEGLDSSLGASFESADEASFIEMDPRLTPSKRFYQRSSSHDFKFDFPTSQAPLTLVHADELFSGGYVLPIFADPLKIKSYEAEFDSSSTMPPSTHPAKFCSSVNKIRSPSLRRCATLSKQVFHKYFQLFRPVCRIIRRCKSSSKRENSRTQASRNCVYPADSSPRMSSTSSVDYWRRSCDSDSSIYEAVLHCKRSFGK, encoded by the exons ATGGATGCGTCTCAGCCTCTCACCATTGAGAGCTTCTCGTACAGCTGGTTAGTGAACCTCAAGCCGTCTCAGGAAGGCCTCGACAGCTCCCTCGGAGCCTCTTTTGAATCGGCCGATGAAGCTTCCTTCatcgagatggacccgaggtTAACTCCATCCAAAAGATTCTACCAGAGATCAAGCTCCCATGATTTCAAGTTCGATTTCCCAACATCACAGGCTCCTCTTACGCTCGTTCATGCAGATGAGCTCTTTTCAGGCGGTTATGTCTTGCCCATTTTTGCAGATCCATTGAAGATCAAGTCTTATGAAGCTGAGTTCGACTCCTCTTCTACTATGCCGCCCTCTACTCATCCTGCTAAATTTTGTTCCTCCGTGAATAAAATCCGCTCACCTTCACTGAGAAGGTGCGCAACATTGTCGAAGCAAGTGTTCCATAAGTACTTCCAGTTATTTAGACCCGTGTGTCGAATTATCCGAAGATGCAAATCGAGTTCCAAGAGAGAGAATTCGAGAACTCAGGCGAGCAGGAACTGTGTTTATCCAGCAGACTCTTCTCCCAGGATGAGCTCGACGTCATCTGTCGACTACTGGAGAAGGTCTTGTGACTCCGATAGCTCGATCTATGAGGCAGTGCTCCATTGCAAGAGATCCTTTG GAAAGTGA